Proteins encoded by one window of Hafnia alvei:
- a CDS encoding anthranilate synthase component 1, translating into MTSTKPTLTLLTQTAAYRNDPTTLFHLLCGARPATLLLESAEIDNKQDLKSLLVIDSALRITAMGRSVTLQALTENGRGLLPLLDAALPADVENEISPNQRVLHFPAIDTLQDEDARLKSRSVFDALRTLLTLVIVPEQEREAMFIGGLFAYNLVAGFENLAALNSDQRCPDFCFYLAETLLVLDHQHRSARLQASVFTENAAEAQRLQARLEQLTQQMTQEAAPITHPRVENMQLSCNLSDDAFGAVVSQMQQAIRIGEIFQVVPSRRFSLPCPSPLAAYHTLKHSNPSPYMFFMQDNDFSLFGASPESALKYDATNRQIEIYPIAGTRPRGRRADGELDRDLDSRIELEMRTDHKELAEHLMLVDLARNDLARICEPGSRYVADLTKVDRYSFVMHLVSRVVGTLRQDLDVLHAYQACMNMGTLSGAPKIRAMQLISQAEQTRRGSYGGAVGYFTAHGDLDTCIVIRSAYVEDGIATVQAGAGVVLDSVPQAEADETRNKARAVLRAIATAHHVKEVF; encoded by the coding sequence ATGACTTCAACAAAACCCACTTTGACCTTGTTAACGCAAACGGCAGCCTATCGTAACGATCCAACGACGCTGTTTCACCTGCTGTGTGGCGCTCGCCCCGCAACGTTGCTGTTAGAATCTGCCGAGATCGACAACAAACAGGATCTGAAAAGCCTGCTGGTTATCGATAGCGCCCTGCGTATTACCGCGATGGGCCGCAGCGTCACCCTTCAGGCATTGACCGAAAACGGTCGTGGCCTGCTTCCGTTGTTAGACGCGGCATTGCCCGCAGATGTTGAAAACGAGATATCCCCAAACCAGCGCGTTCTGCATTTCCCTGCCATTGATACTTTGCAAGATGAAGATGCGCGTTTGAAATCACGCTCGGTGTTTGACGCACTGCGTACTCTGCTCACGCTGGTTATCGTGCCTGAACAGGAACGTGAGGCCATGTTTATCGGGGGCCTGTTCGCCTATAATTTGGTGGCGGGCTTTGAAAATCTTGCGGCACTAAACAGCGATCAGCGTTGCCCTGATTTTTGCTTCTATCTGGCTGAAACCTTGTTGGTACTCGATCACCAGCACCGCAGCGCTCGCCTGCAAGCCTCCGTGTTTACAGAGAATGCCGCTGAAGCACAGCGCCTACAGGCTCGTTTAGAGCAGCTAACCCAGCAGATGACGCAAGAGGCTGCGCCAATTACCCATCCTCGCGTTGAGAATATGCAGCTGAGCTGCAATTTGAGCGACGACGCTTTTGGTGCCGTTGTCAGCCAAATGCAGCAGGCCATCCGTATCGGCGAAATTTTCCAAGTGGTGCCTTCACGCCGTTTCAGTCTGCCGTGCCCTTCTCCACTGGCGGCATACCATACGCTGAAACACAGCAATCCAAGCCCGTACATGTTCTTCATGCAGGATAACGATTTTTCTCTGTTCGGCGCCTCACCAGAAAGCGCGTTGAAATATGACGCGACCAATCGCCAGATTGAAATCTATCCAATTGCAGGCACCCGCCCACGCGGACGCCGCGCCGACGGTGAATTAGATCGCGACTTAGACAGCCGCATTGAGCTTGAAATGCGTACCGACCATAAAGAACTGGCGGAGCATCTAATGCTGGTCGATCTGGCGCGTAACGATCTGGCGCGCATTTGCGAACCAGGCTCACGCTATGTCGCAGACCTGACCAAAGTTGACCGTTACTCGTTCGTCATGCACTTAGTTTCTCGGGTGGTCGGCACCCTGCGCCAAGATCTGGATGTGCTGCACGCCTATCAGGCCTGCATGAATATGGGCACCCTGAGCGGCGCACCAAAAATTCGTGCCATGCAATTAATTTCACAGGCAGAACAAACTCGCCGTGGTAGCTACGGGGGCGCCGTGGGCTATTTCACCGCACACGGTGATTTAGATACCTGCATCGTGATCCGCTCGGCCTACGTAGAAGACGGTATTGCCACCGTTCAAGCCGGTGCTGGCGTTGTTTTAGATTCTGTTCCACAGGCGGAAGCCGACGAAACCCGTAATAAAGCCCGTGCAGTGCTGCGAGCCATCGCCACCGCTCATCACGTGAAAGAGGTGTTCTAA
- the trpCF gene encoding bifunctional indole-3-glycerol-phosphate synthase TrpC/phosphoribosylanthranilate isomerase TrpF, translating to MLQGNLSPQKQETVLNRIVSDKVVWVEARQSQQPLESFRGSIEPSSRSFYDALAGNRTAFILECKKASPSKGVIRENFNPVEIATLYRDFAAAISVLTDEKYFQGDFDYLRQVSSTVHQPVLCKDFVISEYQIYLARHYQADAILLMLSVLDDEQYQHLAAVAHSLNMGVLTEASNEEELDRAIALKAKVVGINNRDLRDLSIDLNRTRQMAPRLPQGVTVISESGIHTYSQIRELSHFANGFLIGSALMSEPDLSLALRRVLLGDNKVCGLTRAEDAATAYNAGAVYGGLIFVGSSPRYVDITQAREVIAAAPLKYVGVFRNAKLETVRLTVERLALHAVQLHGDESQEYIRELRQLLPVNCQIWKAISISDHIPARNLLHVDRYVFDNGNGGTGESFDWNLLAGKTLDNVMLAGGLNASNCILAAKLGSAGLDFNSGVETAPGIKDQQKLEAVFQTLRAY from the coding sequence ATGTTGCAAGGTAATCTTTCACCACAGAAGCAAGAAACCGTATTAAATCGCATCGTTAGCGATAAAGTCGTCTGGGTTGAAGCACGTCAATCCCAACAGCCTCTGGAGAGTTTCCGCGGGAGCATTGAGCCGTCATCGCGTTCGTTTTACGACGCGCTGGCGGGCAACCGTACCGCGTTCATTCTGGAATGCAAAAAAGCCTCGCCGTCAAAAGGCGTGATCCGTGAAAACTTTAATCCGGTTGAAATCGCCACGTTATATCGCGATTTTGCCGCAGCAATCTCGGTGTTAACGGACGAAAAATATTTTCAGGGCGACTTTGACTACCTACGTCAGGTCAGCTCCACCGTTCATCAACCGGTGTTGTGCAAAGACTTTGTGATTTCCGAGTATCAAATCTATCTGGCTCGTCATTATCAGGCCGATGCGATTTTACTCATGCTCTCCGTGCTTGATGATGAGCAGTACCAACATCTGGCCGCCGTAGCTCATAGCTTAAATATGGGCGTATTAACGGAAGCCAGCAATGAAGAAGAGCTGGATCGCGCTATCGCCTTGAAGGCCAAGGTGGTCGGTATCAATAACCGTGACCTGCGCGATCTGTCGATTGATTTAAACCGCACGCGCCAAATGGCACCGCGTTTGCCGCAGGGTGTGACCGTTATTAGCGAGTCAGGCATCCATACCTACAGCCAGATCCGTGAACTGAGCCACTTTGCCAACGGATTCTTGATTGGCAGCGCGTTGATGTCTGAGCCTGATTTAAGCCTGGCGTTACGCCGCGTGCTGTTGGGAGATAACAAAGTCTGCGGCCTGACTCGCGCCGAAGATGCGGCCACTGCCTACAACGCCGGAGCCGTATACGGCGGTTTGATTTTCGTTGGCAGCTCGCCGCGCTACGTTGACATCACTCAGGCACGTGAAGTGATTGCCGCTGCGCCATTGAAATACGTTGGCGTGTTCCGCAACGCCAAACTGGAAACGGTTCGACTCACCGTTGAGCGTCTCGCGCTGCATGCCGTTCAGCTTCACGGGGATGAATCACAGGAATATATCCGCGAGCTGCGTCAGCTATTGCCGGTTAACTGCCAGATTTGGAAAGCGATCAGCATCAGCGACCACATTCCTGCGCGTAATTTGCTGCATGTTGACCGCTATGTTTTCGATAATGGCAACGGCGGCACCGGTGAATCCTTTGATTGGAATCTGTTGGCAGGGAAAACGTTGGATAACGTCATGCTCGCCGGTGGTCTTAACGCCAGCAACTGCATTCTTGCCGCGAAGCTTGGCAGTGCGGGACTTGATTTCAACTCTGGCGTAGAAACCGCGCCCGGCATTAAAGATCAGCAAAAACTAGAAGCCGTATTTCAAACGCTGCGCGCTTATTAA
- the trpB gene encoding tryptophan synthase subunit beta — translation MTLLNPYFGEFGGMYVPQILMPALKQLEEAFVSAQKDPEFQAQFIDLLKNYAGRPTALTLCRNLTKGTKTKLYLKREDLLHGGAHKTNQVLGQALLAKRMGKTEIIAETGAGQHGVASALACALLGLKCRVYMGAKDIERQSPNVFRMRLMGAEVISVTSGSATLKDACNEALRDWSGSYDKAHYMLGTAAGPHPYPTIVREFQRMIGEETKAQILGFEGRLPDAVLACVGGGSNAIGMFADFIVEESVRLIGVEPGGLGIETGQHGAPLKHGKVGIYFGMKSPMMQTEEGQIEESYSISAGLDFPSVGPQHAYLNSIGRADYVSITDDEALDAFKRLSREEGIIPALESSHALAHALKMIEQDPDKEQLLVVNLSGRGDKDIFTVNDILTARGEI, via the coding sequence ATGACACTACTAAACCCCTATTTCGGCGAATTTGGCGGAATGTACGTTCCCCAGATCTTGATGCCAGCACTGAAGCAATTAGAAGAAGCCTTTGTCAGCGCGCAGAAAGATCCTGAGTTTCAAGCACAGTTCATCGATTTATTGAAAAACTATGCAGGCCGCCCTACTGCACTGACGCTGTGCCGTAACTTAACCAAAGGCACTAAAACTAAGCTGTACCTGAAACGTGAAGACCTGCTGCACGGCGGCGCGCATAAAACTAACCAAGTGCTGGGCCAAGCATTGTTGGCTAAGCGCATGGGCAAAACAGAAATTATCGCCGAAACAGGCGCTGGACAACACGGCGTGGCTTCTGCGCTAGCCTGTGCCCTGCTCGGTCTGAAATGCCGCGTATATATGGGTGCTAAGGACATTGAGCGTCAATCGCCAAACGTCTTCCGTATGCGTTTAATGGGCGCAGAGGTTATCTCGGTGACTAGCGGTTCCGCTACGCTGAAAGATGCCTGTAACGAGGCGCTGCGCGACTGGTCTGGTTCGTACGATAAAGCACACTACATGCTCGGTACCGCGGCTGGCCCACACCCATACCCAACCATCGTACGCGAATTCCAGCGCATGATCGGGGAAGAGACCAAGGCACAGATTTTAGGCTTTGAAGGCCGCTTGCCTGATGCGGTTCTCGCCTGTGTTGGCGGCGGTTCGAACGCTATCGGCATGTTTGCAGATTTTATCGTCGAAGAATCAGTACGTTTGATCGGCGTTGAGCCCGGTGGATTAGGCATTGAAACCGGACAACACGGCGCACCACTCAAGCATGGCAAAGTCGGGATCTACTTTGGTATGAAGTCACCGATGATGCAGACCGAAGAAGGCCAAATCGAAGAGTCTTACTCCATCTCTGCGGGCTTAGACTTCCCTTCTGTCGGTCCACAGCATGCTTATCTGAACAGCATTGGCCGCGCTGATTACGTGTCCATCACCGATGATGAAGCACTGGATGCCTTCAAACGTTTGTCGCGTGAAGAAGGTATCATTCCTGCGCTGGAGTCTTCTCACGCCTTAGCGCACGCTTTAAAAATGATTGAGCAAGATCCGGATAAAGAACAACTGCTGGTGGTGAACCTTTCAGGCCGCGGCGATAAAGACATTTTTACCGTTAACGATATTTTGACTGCGCGGGGAGAAATCTAA
- the trpA gene encoding tryptophan synthase subunit alpha, with protein sequence MERYQQLFAELKTRNEGAFVPFVTLGDPTPALSLEIVNTLIDAGADALELGIPFSDPLADGPTIQDATLRAFAAGVTPTLCFELLAEIRKKHPQIPIGLLMYANLVFHNGIDEFYQRCAEVGVDSVLVADVPIEESMPFRQAALRHGIAPIFICPPNADDDLLQGISAQGQGYTYLLSRAGVTGAETRAQLPLHHLVARLDELKAPPALQGFGISEPSQVKEALDAGAAGAISGSAIVKIIEKNQHQPDVMLKKLHDFVSGMKAATRR encoded by the coding sequence ATGGAACGCTATCAACAACTGTTCGCTGAACTCAAAACGCGTAATGAAGGTGCTTTCGTTCCTTTCGTCACCCTTGGCGATCCCACTCCCGCGCTCTCTCTGGAGATCGTAAATACCTTAATTGATGCCGGTGCCGATGCGTTAGAATTAGGAATACCGTTCTCCGATCCGCTGGCTGACGGCCCAACCATTCAGGACGCAACGCTACGCGCTTTTGCGGCCGGCGTGACGCCGACGCTCTGTTTCGAACTGCTGGCTGAAATTCGTAAAAAGCATCCACAGATCCCAATTGGCTTACTGATGTATGCCAACTTGGTATTCCACAACGGAATTGACGAGTTTTATCAGCGTTGTGCCGAAGTTGGCGTGGATTCTGTATTGGTTGCCGACGTGCCAATCGAAGAGTCTATGCCGTTCCGTCAGGCTGCATTACGCCACGGTATTGCCCCTATTTTCATCTGCCCACCGAACGCCGATGATGATTTGCTGCAAGGCATTTCCGCGCAGGGACAAGGCTACACGTATCTGCTTTCTCGCGCTGGCGTTACCGGGGCAGAAACCCGTGCTCAGTTGCCGCTGCATCATTTGGTGGCGCGTTTAGATGAGCTGAAGGCACCGCCAGCGCTGCAAGGTTTTGGCATCTCTGAACCTTCTCAGGTAAAAGAGGCGCTCGACGCCGGTGCCGCTGGGGCAATTTCTGGATCCGCTATTGTCAAAATCATCGAAAAAAACCAGCACCAACCCGATGTAATGCTGAAAAAATTGCATGATTTCGTCAGTGGAATGAAAGCCGCTACCCGTCGTTAA
- a CDS encoding BON domain-containing protein, with protein sequence MKWVKAITTFCAAAIFSVALAGCAPTAKQEGTGGYIDDTVITTKVKSALLAEKSLKSTEISVETFKGRVQLSGFVSSSADANRAVSVAKTVKGVRVVENDMRVK encoded by the coding sequence ATGAAATGGGTTAAAGCGATTACCACTTTTTGCGCAGCGGCGATTTTTTCTGTTGCATTGGCAGGCTGTGCGCCAACGGCCAAACAGGAAGGCACCGGCGGTTATATTGATGATACCGTTATTACGACCAAGGTGAAGTCTGCACTATTGGCAGAGAAATCTCTCAAATCAACCGAAATCAGCGTTGAAACCTTCAAAGGCCGCGTGCAGTTGAGCGGTTTTGTTTCTTCATCTGCGGATGCCAACCGTGCAGTTTCCGTCGCAAAAACGGTGAAAGGCGTGCGCGTTGTTGAAAACGATATGCGAGTTAAGTAA
- the ompW gene encoding outer membrane protein OmpW — MKKITLALCVAATLAPSFAMAHQAGDIIVRAGTATVRPTESSDNVMGLGGFKIDNDTQLGLTFSYLITDNIGVELLGATPFQHKVGLQATGDIASTRQLPPTLMAQWYFGKAEDKLRPYVGVGINYTNFYDAKFNNTGKSLGLHDLSVDNSWGAAGQVGLDYLVDKDWMINASLWYMDIDTTIKFRDGNNQKQSIDTHVDPFVFMFAVGYRF, encoded by the coding sequence ATGAAAAAAATTACACTTGCGCTATGTGTGGCAGCAACGCTGGCACCATCTTTCGCTATGGCTCATCAGGCGGGTGATATTATTGTTCGTGCCGGTACCGCGACGGTGCGTCCAACGGAAAGCAGTGATAACGTGATGGGGCTGGGTGGATTCAAGATCGATAACGATACCCAGTTGGGACTAACGTTCAGCTACTTGATTACCGATAACATTGGTGTTGAATTGCTGGGAGCAACGCCGTTCCAGCACAAAGTAGGGTTGCAGGCGACCGGTGACATCGCGTCTACACGTCAACTACCACCAACGTTGATGGCTCAGTGGTACTTCGGTAAAGCGGAAGACAAGCTGCGTCCTTATGTCGGTGTGGGTATCAACTACACCAATTTCTACGATGCGAAGTTTAATAACACGGGCAAAAGCTTAGGCTTGCACGATCTGAGCGTGGATAATTCATGGGGCGCTGCGGGCCAGGTGGGCTTAGACTATCTGGTGGATAAAGACTGGATGATCAACGCATCACTGTGGTACATGGATATTGATACCACCATCAAGTTCAGAGATGGAAATAACCAAAAGCAAAGCATTGATACACATGTTGACCCATTTGTATTCATGTTTGCCGTTGGCTATCGCTTCTAA
- a CDS encoding YkgJ family cysteine cluster protein — MSQHNPCISCGACCGFFRVSFYWAEADDAGGLVPASLTEQVNPYMRCMQGTNTKKPRCVNLRGEIGQNVMCSMYENRPSPCREFSQSWEFGEPNEACDRARAAYGLTPLAPPNAEEIASKIAAGCHFPG; from the coding sequence ATCTCACAACATAATCCCTGCATCTCATGTGGCGCATGCTGCGGTTTTTTCCGCGTTTCATTTTATTGGGCCGAAGCGGATGATGCCGGAGGCCTTGTGCCCGCTTCACTGACCGAGCAGGTCAACCCTTATATGCGCTGTATGCAGGGCACCAACACGAAAAAACCACGCTGCGTGAATTTGCGCGGAGAAATTGGTCAGAATGTTATGTGTTCGATGTACGAGAACCGCCCCTCACCCTGCCGAGAATTTTCTCAATCTTGGGAGTTTGGAGAACCTAACGAAGCCTGCGATCGCGCCCGCGCCGCCTATGGGCTTACTCCGCTTGCTCCGCCAAACGCTGAAGAAATCGCCAGTAAAATAGCAGCGGGGTGCCACTTCCCCGGTTAA
- a CDS encoding YciC family protein — translation MPITARTLYRDSFNFFRHQISTLCLLALLTAFISVILNQAFTPGADDLSILAGADGTLTSGMGLQEMVQQMTPEQQMVLLKVSAAASFSALIGNVLLLGGMLALIPLVSQGQRLSALRAIGTSAPMLPRLLLLMFLCTLMVQLGITAFIVPGIVLAVGLALAPMIMSEEKVGVIRAIRSSFRLSFANVRLISPAIMLWLAAKLALLLLVGVLSALHPTVGMVIMGALSNLVSAMLIIYLSRLYMLVRQPA, via the coding sequence ATGCCAATCACGGCCCGTACATTGTACCGTGACAGTTTTAACTTTTTCCGTCATCAGATAAGCACGCTGTGCCTGTTAGCGCTGTTAACCGCGTTTATTTCGGTGATCCTGAATCAGGCATTCACGCCGGGTGCAGACGATCTGAGTATTCTAGCCGGTGCTGATGGAACGCTAACGTCCGGTATGGGGCTGCAGGAAATGGTGCAGCAGATGACGCCCGAGCAACAGATGGTGCTGCTTAAAGTATCCGCTGCGGCCAGTTTCTCCGCGCTGATTGGTAATGTGCTGCTGCTCGGCGGTATGTTGGCGTTAATTCCGTTGGTATCTCAAGGACAACGCCTCAGCGCTCTGCGTGCGATTGGTACTTCTGCACCAATGCTGCCACGTCTGTTACTGCTGATGTTCCTGTGTACGTTGATGGTTCAGCTTGGTATTACCGCCTTTATCGTGCCGGGTATCGTATTGGCCGTTGGGCTAGCGTTAGCGCCGATGATTATGTCCGAAGAAAAGGTCGGCGTAATCAGAGCTATTCGAAGCAGCTTCCGCCTATCATTCGCCAATGTGCGTTTGATAAGCCCTGCCATCATGCTCTGGCTGGCGGCAAAACTGGCGCTGCTGCTGTTGGTAGGTGTGCTTTCTGCGCTGCACCCAACGGTGGGAATGGTGATTATGGGCGCGCTGAGTAATCTGGTTTCTGCGATGCTGATTATCTATCTGTCTCGCCTTTATATGCTGGTGAGACAACCGGCGTAA
- a CDS encoding SulP family inorganic anion transporter: MKWKFINGWMPGLALLMGYQREWLTSDIRAGLSVAAVALPVAIAYADLAGVGAIVGLYSCVFPMIAYALFGSSRQVIVGPDTATCAVIAAVVTPLAAGNTELQWQLCIMMTLMTGGWCLIASRFRLGALADLLSRPILTGLLNGLTITIIVDQLGKIFGFQTKARELIERLLSLPHDLLGSHWPTMLLSLLTLVVLIGVRRLRPSWPAPLIAMCLAMLLVWLFELPRHGIRTIGGFSDGLPIVQWPSFQPGLLRDLVIPSLNLALISFVSLMLTARSFAAKNGYEVNADAEFRALGIANIISGLSQGFAISGTSSRTAVNDANGGKSQLVSIVAAVVIGVVVLFFTSPLQYIPVSALGVVLVYASWSLLDFRTIIQLRRRNPPAFRLALFTFASVMLVGVMPGIGLAVLLGLLQFLRTVFRPTEQLLGVNEEGMIHSLGNGAHVKAVEGVLMYRFNSPLTYFNVSYFKRRVLNLVDGMPFQPRWVVIDAVASFTYPDISVISAIDELKRDLKQRNVKLVLAGRRTDLKRWFSANRAKGEEKGLLFVSDLYLALKFIQSSECVNCEPSPPSETKVLALEDKSALHQPPIEL, translated from the coding sequence ATGAAATGGAAATTTATTAACGGCTGGATGCCGGGTTTAGCCCTCTTGATGGGGTATCAGCGGGAGTGGCTGACAAGTGATATTCGTGCCGGGCTTTCGGTTGCCGCCGTGGCCTTACCGGTGGCGATTGCCTACGCTGATTTAGCGGGCGTTGGCGCTATCGTTGGACTCTATTCCTGCGTGTTCCCCATGATCGCCTATGCGCTTTTCGGTTCCTCGCGTCAGGTCATTGTGGGACCAGATACGGCCACCTGTGCGGTGATCGCGGCGGTTGTGACACCGCTTGCCGCGGGTAACACTGAGCTTCAATGGCAACTGTGTATCATGATGACGCTGATGACCGGTGGTTGGTGTTTGATCGCCAGCCGTTTTCGTCTAGGCGCGCTGGCCGATTTACTGTCGCGGCCTATTCTCACCGGATTATTAAACGGTCTGACGATCACCATTATTGTCGATCAGCTAGGCAAAATTTTTGGCTTCCAAACTAAAGCGCGTGAGCTTATCGAACGCTTGTTGTCGTTGCCGCATGATTTACTGGGGAGCCACTGGCCGACCATGCTGTTATCACTGCTCACGCTGGTGGTGCTGATCGGCGTGAGACGACTGCGCCCGAGTTGGCCAGCGCCGCTTATCGCAATGTGTCTGGCAATGTTGTTGGTTTGGCTCTTTGAGTTGCCGCGTCATGGCATACGTACGATAGGTGGATTCAGTGATGGTTTGCCGATTGTGCAATGGCCAAGTTTCCAGCCCGGTTTGCTGCGTGATTTGGTGATCCCCTCGCTTAACCTGGCGTTGATTAGCTTTGTTAGTCTGATGCTTACTGCACGCAGCTTTGCCGCCAAAAATGGCTATGAAGTTAACGCCGACGCCGAGTTCCGAGCGCTGGGTATCGCCAATATCATTTCTGGTTTGTCACAGGGCTTTGCTATCAGCGGCACCAGCTCGCGTACGGCAGTGAACGATGCCAACGGCGGTAAAAGCCAGCTTGTTTCCATTGTGGCGGCGGTGGTGATTGGCGTAGTGGTGTTGTTCTTTACCTCTCCGTTGCAGTACATTCCCGTCTCGGCTCTGGGCGTGGTGTTGGTTTATGCGTCGTGGTCATTGCTGGATTTCCGCACGATTATTCAGCTACGCCGTCGAAATCCACCGGCGTTTCGTTTGGCGCTGTTTACCTTTGCCAGCGTGATGTTAGTAGGGGTTATGCCGGGGATCGGTTTGGCCGTTTTACTCGGTCTACTCCAGTTTTTGCGCACCGTGTTTCGTCCAACGGAACAACTGCTGGGCGTGAACGAAGAGGGTATGATCCACTCGCTAGGCAACGGAGCGCATGTTAAAGCGGTCGAAGGCGTGTTGATGTATCGGTTTAACTCGCCGCTGACCTATTTCAACGTCAGCTATTTCAAAAGACGAGTGCTTAATTTGGTTGACGGCATGCCGTTTCAGCCGCGCTGGGTGGTGATTGATGCGGTCGCCAGTTTTACCTATCCCGATATCAGCGTGATCTCAGCTATTGATGAGCTGAAACGCGATTTAAAACAGCGTAACGTCAAGTTAGTCTTAGCGGGGAGAAGAACCGACCTTAAGCGCTGGTTCAGCGCAAACCGCGCGAAGGGCGAAGAGAAAGGACTGTTGTTTGTTTCCGATCTCTATTTGGCGCTTAAGTTTATTCAGAGTAGCGAATGCGTAAACTGCGAACCATCGCCGCCGAGTGAAACCAAGGTCCTGGCGCTGGAAGATAAGAGCGCTTTACATCAGCCGCCAATAGAACTTTAA
- a CDS encoding septation protein A encodes MKQLLDFLPLVVFFVCYKLYDIYVASGALIAATAVALIVTWLKYRKVEKMTLITFVMVAIFGTLTLVFHNDLFIKWKVTVIYALFSIALLVSQIVLKKPLIQRMLGKEISLPDIVWSRLNAAWAVFFMACGVANLYVAFWMPQSVWVDFKVFGLTALTLVFTLLSGVYIYRHMTEEQKLGK; translated from the coding sequence ATGAAGCAGCTTTTAGATTTTCTGCCCCTAGTAGTATTTTTTGTCTGTTACAAGCTTTATGACATTTACGTGGCCTCTGGTGCGTTGATTGCCGCCACCGCGGTAGCGCTAATCGTGACCTGGCTTAAATATCGTAAAGTGGAAAAAATGACGCTCATCACCTTCGTGATGGTGGCTATTTTCGGTACGCTGACGCTGGTATTCCATAACGATTTATTCATCAAATGGAAAGTGACCGTGATCTACGCACTGTTCTCCATTGCGTTGCTGGTAAGCCAAATCGTGCTGAAAAAACCGTTGATCCAACGCATGCTCGGTAAAGAGATTTCTCTGCCTGATATCGTATGGTCACGTCTGAATGCGGCATGGGCGGTGTTCTTTATGGCCTGCGGTGTCGCGAATCTGTATGTGGCGTTCTGGATGCCACAAAGCGTTTGGGTTGATTTCAAGGTCTTCGGACTGACCGCTCTCACGTTGGTCTTCACGTTATTAAGCGGCGTATACATCTACCGTCATATGACCGAAGAACAAAAACTCGGCAAATAA
- the yciA gene encoding acyl-CoA thioester hydrolase YciA, which translates to MSEKHRFPEGELVLRTLAMPADTNANGDIFGGWIMSQMDIGGAILAKEVAEGRVVTVAVNGITFLKPVAVGDVVCCYARCIRTGRSSITVNIEVWVKKVSSDPIGQRYCVTEAVFTYVAVDDDNKSRTLPAGKENFRVGFDD; encoded by the coding sequence ATGAGCGAAAAACATCGTTTCCCTGAGGGAGAGCTTGTCCTTCGTACTTTGGCAATGCCAGCCGACACTAACGCCAATGGTGATATTTTCGGTGGCTGGATTATGTCGCAGATGGACATCGGCGGCGCAATTCTGGCAAAAGAAGTGGCAGAAGGACGAGTCGTTACCGTTGCGGTTAACGGTATCACCTTTTTGAAGCCGGTCGCCGTGGGCGATGTGGTGTGCTGCTACGCACGCTGTATCCGCACCGGTCGCAGTTCTATTACTGTGAATATCGAGGTGTGGGTGAAAAAGGTGTCCTCTGATCCTATTGGACAGCGTTACTGCGTCACTGAAGCCGTCTTTACCTACGTTGCAGTTGATGATGACAACAAGTCACGCACTTTGCCTGCGGGCAAAGAGAACTTCCGCGTTGGCTTCGACGATTAA